One Mycolicibacterium fluoranthenivorans DNA segment encodes these proteins:
- a CDS encoding fatty acyl-AMP ligase, protein MSRFTDKMYRNARESERGMVTGEPYEPVRHTWGEVHERARRIAGGLAAAGIGPGDSVGVLAGFPVEIAPTAQGVWMRGASLTMLHQPTPRTDLAVWAEDTMTVIGMIELKAVIISEPFVVAIPVLEEKGIKVLKVADLLAADPIDPVETDEDDLALMQLTSGSTGSPKAVQITHRNIFSNAEAMFIGAQYDVDKDVMVSWLPCFHDMGMVGFLTIPMYFGAELVKVTPMDFLRDTLLWARLIDKYKGTMTAAPNFAYALFAKRLRRQAKPGEFDLSTLRFALSGAEPVEPADVEDLIDAGKPFGLQPSAILPAYGMAETCLAVSFSPCNAGLVVDEVDADLLAALRRAVPASKGNTRRLASLGPLLKDLEARVVDEDGAVLPTRGVGVIQLRGESVTPGYITMAGFLPTQDEHGWYDTGDLGYITDEGNVVVCGRVKDVIIMAGRNIYPTDIERAAGRVEGVRPGCAVAVRLDAGHSRETFAVAVESNAYQDPVAVRRIEHQVAHEVVTEVDVRPRNVVVLGPGTIPKTPSGKLRRANSVALVTG, encoded by the coding sequence GTGAGCCGATTTACCGACAAGATGTACCGCAATGCCCGGGAGAGCGAGCGGGGCATGGTGACCGGTGAGCCTTACGAGCCCGTCCGCCACACCTGGGGTGAGGTCCACGAGCGCGCCCGCCGCATCGCCGGTGGCCTCGCCGCTGCCGGCATCGGTCCCGGCGACTCCGTCGGCGTCCTGGCCGGCTTCCCTGTCGAGATCGCTCCCACCGCCCAGGGCGTGTGGATGCGCGGCGCCAGCTTGACCATGCTGCACCAGCCCACCCCACGCACCGACCTCGCCGTCTGGGCCGAGGACACCATGACCGTCATCGGGATGATCGAGCTCAAGGCCGTCATCATCTCCGAGCCCTTCGTCGTCGCCATCCCGGTGCTGGAGGAAAAGGGCATCAAGGTGCTCAAGGTCGCGGACCTGCTGGCCGCCGACCCGATCGACCCCGTCGAGACCGACGAGGACGACCTGGCCCTGATGCAGCTGACCTCCGGGTCCACCGGTTCCCCCAAGGCCGTGCAGATCACGCACCGCAACATCTTCTCCAACGCCGAGGCCATGTTCATCGGCGCCCAGTACGACGTCGACAAGGACGTCATGGTCAGCTGGCTGCCCTGCTTCCACGACATGGGCATGGTCGGCTTCCTCACCATTCCGATGTACTTCGGCGCCGAGCTGGTCAAGGTCACGCCGATGGACTTCCTGCGCGACACCCTGCTGTGGGCGCGCCTGATCGACAAGTACAAGGGCACCATGACGGCGGCCCCGAACTTCGCGTACGCGCTGTTCGCCAAGCGGCTGCGCCGCCAGGCCAAGCCGGGCGAGTTCGATCTGTCCACGCTGCGTTTCGCGCTGTCCGGTGCCGAGCCCGTCGAACCGGCCGACGTCGAGGACCTGATCGACGCCGGTAAGCCGTTCGGGCTGCAGCCGTCGGCCATCCTGCCGGCCTACGGCATGGCCGAGACCTGCCTGGCGGTGTCGTTCTCCCCGTGCAACGCCGGTCTGGTGGTCGACGAGGTCGACGCCGATCTGCTGGCTGCGCTGCGCCGCGCCGTGCCGGCCAGCAAGGGCAACACCCGCCGGCTGGCCTCGCTCGGTCCGCTGCTCAAGGATCTGGAAGCCCGGGTGGTCGACGAGGACGGGGCGGTGCTGCCGACTCGCGGTGTCGGCGTGATCCAGCTGCGGGGTGAGTCGGTGACCCCCGGCTACATCACCATGGCCGGGTTCCTGCCCACTCAGGACGAGCACGGCTGGTACGACACCGGCGACCTCGGCTACATCACCGACGAGGGCAACGTCGTCGTGTGCGGCCGGGTCAAGGACGTCATCATCATGGCCGGGCGCAACATCTACCCGACGGATATCGAGCGGGCCGCCGGCCGCGTCGAGGGCGTGCGCCCCGGCTGCGCCGTTGCGGTGCGTCTCGATGCCGGTCATTCGCGAGAGACCTTCGCGGTGGCCGTCGAGTCCAACGCCTACCAGGACCCGGTCGCGGTGCGCCGGATCGAGCACCAGGTCGCGCACGAGGTGGTGACCGAGGTGGACGTCCGTCCGCGCAACGTGGTCGTGCTGGGCCCGGGCACCATCCCGAAGACCCCGTCGGGCAAGTTGCGCCGCGCAAACTCGGTCGCGCTGGTCACCGGATAG
- a CDS encoding 4-(cytidine 5'-diphospho)-2-C-methyl-D-erythritol kinase, with protein sequence MPSSDGNTASEWVATGSVTVRVPGKVNLYLEVGDLRDDRYHELTTLFHAVSLFDEVTVRNADMLSIEMSGEGVAGLPTDNRNLAWRAAELMAEHVGRAPDVAISIAKSIPVAGGMAGGSADAAAVLVAMNTLWELGVARRDLHTLAAKLGSDVPFALHGGTALGTGRGEQLATVLARSTFHWMLAFAEKGLSTPAVFGEIDRLRGAPDREAPPRLDDVEPVLAALSSGDPRELGALLGNDLQPAALSLRPDLRRTLRAGTEAGALAGLVSGSGPTCAFLCESEEGAVQVGAALSGAGVCRTVRVASGPVPGARVIAEV encoded by the coding sequence GTGCCCTCCTCCGACGGAAACACCGCGTCCGAATGGGTGGCTACGGGTTCCGTCACCGTGCGCGTGCCCGGCAAGGTCAATCTCTATCTTGAGGTCGGCGACCTGCGGGACGACCGCTACCACGAGCTGACCACCCTCTTTCACGCCGTCTCCCTGTTCGACGAGGTGACGGTCCGCAATGCCGACATGCTGTCGATAGAGATGTCGGGCGAGGGTGTGGCCGGGCTGCCCACCGACAACCGCAACCTGGCCTGGCGGGCGGCCGAACTGATGGCCGAGCACGTCGGCCGCGCACCCGATGTCGCGATCTCGATCGCGAAGTCCATCCCGGTGGCGGGCGGTATGGCCGGCGGCAGTGCCGACGCGGCCGCGGTCCTGGTCGCCATGAACACCCTGTGGGAACTGGGGGTGGCCCGCCGCGATCTGCACACCCTGGCGGCCAAGCTGGGCAGCGACGTGCCCTTCGCCCTGCACGGCGGGACGGCGCTGGGGACCGGCCGCGGTGAGCAACTGGCCACGGTGCTGGCCCGCAGCACGTTCCACTGGATGCTGGCGTTCGCCGAGAAGGGCTTGTCCACGCCCGCGGTGTTCGGCGAGATCGACCGGCTGCGTGGTGCCCCCGACCGGGAGGCGCCGCCACGCCTGGACGATGTCGAGCCGGTGCTCGCGGCATTGTCGTCCGGCGATCCGCGCGAACTCGGGGCGCTGCTGGGCAATGATCTGCAGCCGGCCGCGCTGAGCCTGCGCCCGGATCTGCGCCGCACATTGCGTGCAGGTACGGAGGCCGGAGCCCTGGCGGGCCTCGTCTCGGGGTCCGGTCCCACCTGCGCTTTCCTCTGCGAATCGGAGGAGGGGGCGGTGCAGGTGGGCGCCGCGTTGTCCGGTGCCGGCGTGTGCCGCACGGTGCGGGTGGCCAGCGGTCCGGTGCCGGGGGCGCGGGTCATCGCGGAAGTGTGA